The genomic region ttttctcccagAGGCCTTTGTATGGATGTATTTTGTATTGCAATCCCCAAGACCCATCCATTGTACTTTAGATCTTTGTTGCCACATGATCTCCTCACAGTCCTACAAGTCATTAATCTCTTTCTTGATCTTGTTGATTTCACTACCATTGCTTCCATTTTGATCCTTCATGACCAGGTCACaggatttttccttttattcaaAATCTGCCTTGGAACGTGGCCAAAAACTGATCTGTTCCACCTTGATTAATCATCTGCACATTGCTTGAGACCTGCTGCTATGCCATTTGGGGTATCAGAGTTTACACTTTCATTCCAAGCTACCCTAATAATAGTTtccaacaagaaaaaaaaatcaggatcCCACCATTGCACGAGCTCACGCAACACTCAAACTGTccaagggttcccaagccctcaGCAGTTCCATCCTAAAATCCTCATTCTTCTCGACAATGCTACCTAGAAGCCACCATCATTTCATCAAGAAAAACTGAGTTTTTGTTGTCATCCTCCCCACAAACCCGTTTCTGGTCTCTACCTTCAGACTTTGTAAGAGCTTCAGTACTTTCAAGCCTTTTCTTTCCAACTTCTAggccttttttttaatcttctctACCTCTTAGGCCTTACCTTTCTTCCTTGCAATTTTCTTCTACTTTCCTTTGCTCATTGTATTATTTTCTACTTCTGGACTTAGGCCTTCACTCTCTGCTTGGCCATTCTTATTAGCTTCTTTCTTGGGCTTAAGTGGGCTAGACACCTCAGGATCTTCATCACTAGGCCCATGCGTTTTAAAATTGGCTGCTGAAATGGCATCATCATTCTCTTTGAACAACCCTTTAACTAGAATAGTTCTACTTTCGTTCTCCCTATTGCATGTCTCCAGATCCATCATCGGCCCATGTGTTGTCCCATCTACCATGTCCCATCAGTACAGATTGTCACTTTCAGggaaatttgaatttctcatttGTATCTCAGAATTCAAGGCATTCACCACTGCTAATTTTCAGTTACTATTCTGGTAACCATCCTTATCTTCCCCTATTTGAACTAATGATCTGAGATTTTCTGTTATGCCTTTTGATTTGGACCTTGTTACATCACTTTCCATAGGGTCCGAATTTCTTCCACCTGTTGTGTTTCCTTTCTCGCTTCCACTCCTGACCACACCACCTTCGTTGAGCCATTCTCCATATTGCTTCTCTTTCAACCCCTCTGATTGACTCATATGGCAATGCTTATCATCATGCCCAAGTATTCCACAAATATAACAGAAAGTGGGAGTCTttcataattgaaattaatccaaactCTTTCCCCTTCTACATTTGTGATATTCGCTCCTCTACAAAGAGGCTTGTCAATGGGTATTTCTACTCGTATTCTCAAAGACTTTGCTTGTTTTGCTTGTAGTGATCTTTTGTCTACTTCGATGACTTTACCAAGTCTACTTCCTATATCTTTTCCAGCTTCCTCAGACATGTATTCAAATGGCAAACCCCAGACTTGGATCCAAAAAGGAGCGTGGGTAAAGCAAATATTTGCCGCTGTTAATCCTTTCCTCCATCGACATAGCAGGAGCAGGTTATTATCAAAATTCCAAGGACCACTCTTTTCAACCCACTCCAACTGACATAGAGAACCAAATTTAAGCTGCAATATGTTGTTCCCCACCTCAACAAACCTTAAATCCAACCCCATTTTCCACGCTGCCTTCAGTGTATTTGTGAAAGCTCTTTGATTCTATTGACGGTCAATGAGAAGGCGCCCAAAGAGGCTTAAAGAACATTCTTCAATTAGCTCCGACCTAGCAACATTTGTTATGACAATATCATCTTCCTCCTCCTTTTGAGTTGTAGCTTTTGAAGACAATCCACTACTTCTTGCTCCATAGATTTACACTATGCAGGCTACTACCCAAACCAGCTTGGATGAGTAGGCCAATGAAAGGCCCTTAGGGAAGGGTAAAGGGAGAGAAAGCTCATATGTTAAGAGAGCGAATGGCTCCTacaggggagagagaaaattttcaaaaaaaaaaaaggttttattgCTTATTAATACTTACGTCTATTAATCATCTGCCTACCGAATCTACAAATTTCTAATTGCTTTTTTATGATACTTGAGTTGGTTGATTATCAATGCATCATTTTTACCTAGAATCACCACTATCATACatgtcttaaaaaaaagttatgaaattGGTTGATTACGTATTAGATTTATTAATGGTAAATTTAACTATGTGGTTGCATTAACGAATGCACTACATAGTTGAATTGAATCGAAAATCTAAGTGATGAGGAATGGAAATATAATAAGGTTAAATCTCTCGACTAGATACAAACCCCAGAATTTATAAGGAACTCCGTAAGGAAAAGCTTTAGAATCTAccagaaataaaagaaaacctaaattttattgaagacaaatttttatttcatttcacatATTGCAATGCTAtttaaaaaacctaaaattaaataaaggaaataaaatctcaaatcataaaatatgaaaattacatgaaaatataaaagatttaaaaaaaatgataatatcaTACATTAGAACCGTCAACTTAAATGAAACTCTACCATGAGTTTTTGTTTGGAAATTGAAATCTTTTGCACCAAATAAGAAGATACGTTGAATACTTGAAAAGGTTCAAAAcatgtttaaattaatttttcacaattcataaaacccaaattttcttcctttcactctttaattgattttcaaGATTAACCAATAAAGGACTAAAGAAAACATTTAAATTTTccactccaagaaaatcaatagATTGTATTGCAATAGTTTTCAACAAATCATCTGTATcttggaaattttaaattttgcacTCATCGTCATATTTTATTCCAATTAAATCTTTCATAATTTTCCCCACGATTTACATCTCACTATTTTTGTCATTCTCCTCAATcaactcaattttcttttctttaaactcttttatttatctCTTGAAAAGTATTATCTTCAAGTTCCAATTTGTTAATTTATCGTAATACTTGATTTATTTTAAtcacttcaaaattttcttcaaaacttgGCTCTATATTATTTATCTCCAATATATACTAAATCTTCTCTTATTGGTTGAATGTAGGGTTCATTAATATAATTCTTGGACTAAGAATTTTCACCCAATAATCTTgctttgtaaataaaaaattacattgtaATCCAAGGGAAAGGATTCAAttgcaagaatttttttttttatccttagcCAATAAGGATGTTGTCTCTCCTTTTCAGATTCTATGTAATTTTGTTCATCCACACCGATCTAAGGCATATCAACTAAGCTTATACAAAGTGATTTAACATTtctttcctaaaaaaatattcatataaTTAAAGATATCCTCTAAAGCAAGTAATCAATAAAGAAAATCTTGCTTATCAATAAGTTGTCCACAAACTATTTTCCACTACAATTGTCCATAATGTTAACCAATGTCAAACTTATCTTGATTAGCATGCTTCGAATTTCGAATTTCAAGGAGTCCACGAGTCTTTTGCTGCTTGGAATATCTGCACCGGTACCCCACGATCACTTTTAAAAGGGTGGTTTCTTTCATCATTGTCTTTTGCCATATCAGAATGCAAATTGATGCgtaatgaaaatgttgtaagGCTAGATCTCGTTCTAGCTAAACACAAACCCTTAAGTCCTTAAATAATTCCATTAatccacaagaaaaaaaaattttggaatctaccataaataaaaaaaggttcaattttattgaaaaaatatatattcattttcgTTTTACAATTTTCAAGCCTGTTTAATGTTCTAGAAAACCTATTCGCCAAGTAAATATTCCTAAAATGATCCTAATTGATATGGTACCACAATAGGATTCTAATTtgacaaaaacctaaaataaatggaataaaatcattaatccttaaattaaaaaattaaataaaaatatcaaaatttagtAAATGATAAATAAACCTTTATATTTTGTCCTACGTCACTAAGGTACCAACACCTAAGAATTATATAGGTAGGTATTGTCCTTAATTCATTGAAATGTGTTAACAGAGTAATTATCTATAGGTGCTACACTAATTTACTTTTGTAAAAGGAATTTATggttatttgaaaaaaattataaccaaaattggaaaatgtggataaaataaaaataaataaataagaattaaGCTTTAATAGCCTAAAGTTGTGTCGCTCTCATTTGAAAAGCAAATGGAATACAGTTCTTTTAACCTTTCACCcagacaaaattttcaatttttatcaagATATTAATTCATTATCATGTTAGTATGATGGAGTTTTATCTATTAATTGTCTGTAGGTAGTGCACTAACTATTGATATAAAAAGAACATATATGGttactttttaagaattttttatcaaaaataattcaCTTGGAATGCTTATTAtccaaataaaattgatttgtaATATGACATTGTTGCTCATGTTTAGTACTTTTGAAAACTATTGAAACAAAAACCAGCAAAAGATAAGTGCATGTTTAATAACACATGTAgtcaagaataaaaaatagttttctgcttgatttagttgaaataatcaaatattCCTAACTCACTCAAACAATTTGTTCATATCCTTAATTATGTTTATTGTAATAATTTACATTTCCTAACCCTTTTTTtagtaacaaaaaatattagtataaaTTATACCATTCTCCCTTGAAATTTATTGAATTGAAATCACCCCAAATGTTTATGTAGGTGACACTTTTCCCTTGTGATTATTTAACAAAGTGTCATACTAATGAGTGTCTTTAGGATAAtagttaacaatttattttaaaaagttttgacgctacttttatggaaaatgaaaaaaaaaactgtcaaaatattaattaccttttttttccttttctcataaaaattttctttaaatggattgttaacaATTGCCCTAATAAGGGTATCCATTAGCAtttccctttaaaaaataagttcatgcCTTCTCACACGTCACTTCactaatgaaatattttatttttttaataaaaaaatatgattctTTAGTAATTTTAGAACCGCAAAGGAGAGTTTCATTTATACAAACTCAAGGGAAAAGAGTGTCATTTTGTTTAGGATTGGGATATCTATTTaatgtaatattttaatgtTAAGAAAATTATCTATGGATAAAGAAACCTTAAAGAATGTCATTTATACAAGTGTTTGAAGGTATCTTGATCAAACACAAGGGAGGTCGGTCAAATTTACTCAAGTGTTTGAAGGGATTACACACAAGCGAATGCACCAATCATTTATACAAAGAGAACTTTTTGGctatttttctaaaatctaTATCATAAATAGTTGATTTTGAATATGACATTCCTGATCAAGTTTATTTgctttgaaaaatattgaaacaaaatttcagaaaaagacaaaatcaaatttaataacaaacactattaagaattataaaatataattgtgtacttaaaatagttaaaaataattaaatatttgcaAATTCACTCGAGAAATATGTTCatgattttaattatattaattttaatattgtaCATTTCCTCTCTATTTAATGATatgtaatataattaataataatagccCAAATTTATCACACAACGTTATACATGAGTGataaagatatttttttcaaaaaaattatttcaaaaaaaatctactGTAAATTAACTTGTGCATTGCACAGAATATTAACTAGTAAGGAGAAATGTTGgttcaacaaaatttttctcaagttTTTCCCCAATTTTGCATAATACGATATAATTAGAGTAAT from Castanea sativa cultivar Marrone di Chiusa Pesio chromosome 11, ASM4071231v1 harbors:
- the LOC142616236 gene encoding uncharacterized protein At4g02000-like, coding for MGLDLRFVEVGNNILQLKFGSLCQLEWVEKSGPWNFDNNLLLLCRWRKGLTAANICFTHAPFWIQVWGLPFEYMSEEAGKDIGSRLGKVIEVDKRSLQAKQAKSLRIRVEIPIDKPLCRGANITNVEGERVWINFNYERLPLSVIFVEYLGMMISIAI